From a single Rutidosis leptorrhynchoides isolate AG116_Rl617_1_P2 chromosome 5, CSIRO_AGI_Rlap_v1, whole genome shotgun sequence genomic region:
- the LOC139848405 gene encoding B3 domain-containing protein REM10-like isoform X2, whose translation MAISSKLEPKEDCPSFYKVIRYPSAPHLKLPIAFVRSYLEKIPENPVVKTATGEHSWKLKLIKSDEDYYFGHGWDLIVKDAKLGIKDIVVFWLIDPNTFQVLFLDANGCEKDLTFKYEDDVDLNLDDDDDDDDDDDDDDDDDDDDDDENENENENDDDDENENEMDLCFEKIISYKTHKYHLLLPKKFVRAAELENKRSIKLKNQQGNEWTLGITVERYASVKYFLSACWSNFRRYNQLMDGDKCLFKFNKDEGVLHLYQVIKNKRPVVVNQENSIDKANEIKRRRIFDGVKVKTEYESGYEVEAEKRNKGRVQMKQSNGDGSATVKIEDESVPVNDKWVMSKHVVFF comes from the exons ATGGCAATTAGTAGTAAATTGGAGCCAAAAGAAGATTGTCCGTCCTTCTACAAAGTCATTCGTTACCCCTCTGCCCCTCATTTG AAATTGCCAATTGCTTTTGTGAGAAGTTATTTGGAAAAGATACCTGAAAATCCAGTAGTCAAGACTGCAACAGGGGAACATTCATGGAAGTTGAAGCTTATAAAAAGTGATGAAGATTACTATTTTGGCCATGGATGGGATTTAATTGTTAAAGATGCCAAATTGGGTATCAAGGATATTGTTGTCTTTTGGTTAATTGATCCCAACACTTTTCAAGTCTTATTTCTTGATGCAAATGGATGTGAAAAAGATCTTACATTTAAAT ATGAAGATGATGTTGATCTtaatttagatgatgatgatgatgatgatgatgatgatgatgatgatgatgatgatgatgatgatgatgatgatgagaatgaGAATGAgaatgagaatgatgatgatgatgagaatgaGAATGAGATGGATCTTTGCTTTGAAAAGATCATATCTTACAAAACTCACAAATATCATTTg TTGTTGCCTAAGAAATTTGTGAGGGCTGCAGAACTAGAAAACAAAAGGAGCATAAAGTTGAAGAACCAACAAGGAAATGAATGGACACTGGGGATAACGGTCGAACGATACGCGAGTGTGAAGTACTTTTTATCAGCATGTTGGTCGAATTTTCGAAGGTATAACCAGTTAATGGATGGTGACAAATGCTTATTTAAGTTCAACAAGGACGAAGGTGTGTTGCATCTATATCAAGTAATCAAGAACAAAAGACCGGTAGTAGTCAACCAAGAAAATTCGATAGATAAGGCGAACGAAATTAAGCGAAGACGAATATTTGATGGTGTGAAAGTTAAGACGGAATATGAGTCTGGTTATGAGGTTGAAGCAGAGAAAAGAAACAAGGGAAGGGTGCAAATGAAGCAATCTAATGGCGATGGTAGTGCAACTGTTAAGATTGAAGATGAATCAGTGCCAGTTAATGATAAATGGGTTATGAGTAAGCATGTTGTTTTCTTTTAA
- the LOC139848405 gene encoding B3 domain-containing protein REM10-like isoform X1, translating to MAISSKLEPKEDCPSFYKVIRYPSAPHLKLPIAFVRSYLEKIPENPVVKTATGEHSWKLKLIKSDEDYYFGHGWDLIVKDAKLGIKDIVVFWLIDPNTFQVLFLDANGCEKDLTFKCKNEDDVDLNLDDDDDDDDDDDDDDDDDDDDDDENENENENDDDDENENEMDLCFEKIISYKTHKYHLLLPKKFVRAAELENKRSIKLKNQQGNEWTLGITVERYASVKYFLSACWSNFRRYNQLMDGDKCLFKFNKDEGVLHLYQVIKNKRPVVVNQENSIDKANEIKRRRIFDGVKVKTEYESGYEVEAEKRNKGRVQMKQSNGDGSATVKIEDESVPVNDKWVMSKHVVFF from the exons ATGGCAATTAGTAGTAAATTGGAGCCAAAAGAAGATTGTCCGTCCTTCTACAAAGTCATTCGTTACCCCTCTGCCCCTCATTTG AAATTGCCAATTGCTTTTGTGAGAAGTTATTTGGAAAAGATACCTGAAAATCCAGTAGTCAAGACTGCAACAGGGGAACATTCATGGAAGTTGAAGCTTATAAAAAGTGATGAAGATTACTATTTTGGCCATGGATGGGATTTAATTGTTAAAGATGCCAAATTGGGTATCAAGGATATTGTTGTCTTTTGGTTAATTGATCCCAACACTTTTCAAGTCTTATTTCTTGATGCAAATGGATGTGAAAAAGATCTTACATTTAAATGTAAAA ATGAAGATGATGTTGATCTtaatttagatgatgatgatgatgatgatgatgatgatgatgatgatgatgatgatgatgatgatgatgatgatgagaatgaGAATGAgaatgagaatgatgatgatgatgagaatgaGAATGAGATGGATCTTTGCTTTGAAAAGATCATATCTTACAAAACTCACAAATATCATTTg TTGTTGCCTAAGAAATTTGTGAGGGCTGCAGAACTAGAAAACAAAAGGAGCATAAAGTTGAAGAACCAACAAGGAAATGAATGGACACTGGGGATAACGGTCGAACGATACGCGAGTGTGAAGTACTTTTTATCAGCATGTTGGTCGAATTTTCGAAGGTATAACCAGTTAATGGATGGTGACAAATGCTTATTTAAGTTCAACAAGGACGAAGGTGTGTTGCATCTATATCAAGTAATCAAGAACAAAAGACCGGTAGTAGTCAACCAAGAAAATTCGATAGATAAGGCGAACGAAATTAAGCGAAGACGAATATTTGATGGTGTGAAAGTTAAGACGGAATATGAGTCTGGTTATGAGGTTGAAGCAGAGAAAAGAAACAAGGGAAGGGTGCAAATGAAGCAATCTAATGGCGATGGTAGTGCAACTGTTAAGATTGAAGATGAATCAGTGCCAGTTAATGATAAATGGGTTATGAGTAAGCATGTTGTTTTCTTTTAA